One Buteo buteo unplaced genomic scaffold, bButBut1.hap1.1 HAP1_SCAFFOLD_197, whole genome shotgun sequence genomic window carries:
- the LOC142028232 gene encoding uncharacterized protein LOC142028232 has protein sequence MVEGVVKVGQKARECRSAARAILFADEAPVRKQRGIVPPETVGQDQTEWVVVERGSRSGSSLTDSVDSEGAAEIGVFPVETVPPRLDGPSLRRAWEVLRQDLLKELRDCLLDWVPGGDVKGDLYCQVKEWEERTPPEGELKKLRELKTVAAGEPPPGEGNQAPLPGEQAEFLPAEPMQVDSVPAEPLPAEFLPVAAEPLPAQAAPVPAAGEPLLVAAEPLPAQAAPVPAAAEPLPVAAGPLPARAEFLPVAAEPLPAQAAPVPAAAEPLPVAAEPLPVAAEPLPAEAAPIPAAVGPVPVRAGPLPAAVGPVPVRAGPLPVRAEPLPVRAGPTEPVLAAPLPAGPGPVVPILAAPSTAPSAAPGPERVNPSAGPFRNWRSVPAAIDSDYSDEERMDGVIRQPSRSALQRQAREGQDTLQRHWRGVKKKKKKKKKRREAFHWKVLENLKNAVSQCGIHLLIKPVSVCRTCFR, from the exons atggtggagggggtagttaaggtgggacaaaaggctagggagtgcaggtcggcggcgcgagctatcctgtttgcggatgaagcgccggttcgaaaacaacgggggatagtgcccccagagacggtgggacaagatcagacggagtgggtggttgtggagcggggctcgcggagcggttcctctctgactgatagcgtggactcagagggtgcggcggagataggggtttttccggtggagacggtacctccgagactggatgggccctctctgcggcgggcatgggaggtgttacggcaggatcttctgaaggagttgcgggactgcctcctggactgggttccaggcggggatgttaagggggatttgtactgtcaggtgaaggaatgggaggaaagaacgcccccggagggggagctcaagaagctgagagagttaaaaactgtagcagcgggggaaccaccccccggcgagggaaaccaggcgcccttgccgggagagcaggcggagtttctgcctgccgagcctatgcaggttgactctgtgcctgccgagcctttgcct gctgagtttttgcctgtggcggccgagcctttgcctgcgcaggctgcgccagtgcctgcggcgggtGAGCCTTTGcttgtggcggccgagcctctgcctgcgcaggctgcgccagtgcctgcggcggctgagcctttgcctgtggcggccgggCCTCTGCCTGCGcgggctgagtttttgcctgtggcggccgagcctttgcctgcgcaggctgcgccagtgcctgcggcggccgagcctttgcctgtggcggccgagcctttgcctgtggcggccgagcctttgcctgcggagGCTGCGCCTATacctgcggcggtcgggcccgtgcctgtacgggccgggccgttgcctgcggcggtcgggcccgtgcctgtgcgggccgggccgttgcctgtgcgggccgagccgttgcctgtgcgggccgggcctactgagcctgtgctggctgcgcctttgcctgcggggcctggccctgttgtgcctattcttgctgcgccatcaactgcgccgtctgccgctcctgggccggaacgggttaatccttcggctgggcccttccgaaactggcgctcggtaccagcagctatagactccgattattccgatgaggagaggatggatggcgTGATACGGCAGCCATCGAGAAGTGCGctacagagacaggcaagggagggacaggacaccttacagaggcattggaggggagtaaaaaaaaaaaaaaaaaaaaaaaaaaaaaggagagaggcgtttcactggaaagtccttgagaacttaaagaatgctgtgagtcagtgcggaatccacttactgataaagccagtaagtgtatgtagaacttgctttaggtaa